The DNA window GTCTTGTTGGGCAATGCGGCGTCGGACCAATTGGCGTCGGTCGCAGGCAGGCTGATTTCGAAACACAACGGAACGGCTGGCCCGGCATCGGTGGGTACAGCCCCAGCGACGAGCGGAAAGCTGGATGGAGCAGGAACGTTCAGCGCTACTGCTCCCCCGGCACCGACCACGAACGCCGGACTCGAGGCAAAAGCTCCCGCGTCACATGTCAGTGCGTTGCGGACTACCCGGTACCGGAGTGCCGTCGACAAATTGCCGACGCCGGTGCCGGAGAACGACGCACCCTGCAACGCGACGGAAGCTGGTTCGGAACCAACTTCGACACGCAACTGGAGTGGCGCGTACACCACAGAACCAGGCACCAGACCCGTTGCGGTGCTTGTGAACACCAACGAGTTCGGCCCGCCGATAGGGTGGGACGACCACGTAGACCCACCGTCGGTGCTCGACTCGATCCCGAACTTCGACGATCCGAAGTCACTGTTACCGAGCACCCGGTCGGTCCAGCTGGCCGCCACGAGCACCGCCCCGATACCGAGGACGATCCCGCCTGCTGCCAGTGCCCGCCGTTGTCTCTTTCTCTGCTGCTTGCGGTGAGACAGCACGTGCTGAGAATGCACGTGCTACGGGGTGACCGATGTGCCGACGAACTGCCAGATCAGCTGCCCGGTATTGAGACCCGCCAGGTCGAGGGGCGAGCCAGCCGGCAAAGTCACTGCGTAACAAAGCTGTACAGGCGTACCCGCCGCCAGTAGCGTTATTGCGTTCGGCGCGCTCCCGGTGGTCAGCGCGGATCCTGGCGCAACGACCGAGGTGCCCCCTGGAGTGCCCGCAGCACACCCTTCAGCGGTGCCGCCCGAGGTGACCGAGTACGTCAACGCGCTGGTCAACGCAGCCGAACCCGCGGGCGTACCCGGTACCGCACCGTTCAAGGTGACATCCGCATTCAAAGTTTGTGCATTCTGCAACCTCAGGGCGATGGGCGCGTAGACCGTTTCGCCGGGCGTAAGATTCAACCGCGCGACCGGAAATCCGAAAGGCTCACCCGGGCTTACGTCGGCCTCGACCCAGTTCGCCGTCGCCGTCGTACTGAAACTCGCTTGAATGTTCCACGCCTCATCACCCGTAGCGAAATCGGAATTTCCAAAAACATTGTCGGTCCATGCGGCCAAAGTTATTGCCGCGCCGACACCCAGAACCAAGCCTCCTGCCAACAAAGCCCGAATCTTGCGTTTTCTATTTGAATTATGAACCTGTTCGTTCATGCTCCGACTCTTTTCCTCGAACGGAAGGCGAGCGCATTCCGCGCTGGCTCAACACATCATCGGCGCACAATCTCCGCGTGTTGCCGGAATTCAAAAGAATTTCGAAATGTTATGAAATCAGAATTCCTACTGGCTGTATTGAAATGAATACCCAGGGAATGAAACACGCTCTTGCACTGATTTACACCATGAGCGTCGGGTGTAACGCAGCCGAACCATACCGCTCGATCGAATCAGACCAGAAAGGACTCGGCGCTCGACGCGTCCACCCCGGACACGACCTCCGCGTCCGGGCCTGGTCGCACATCTTGATCTTCGCGCGCCCCGCCGATGGTGAAGGCGCCAGTCTCGGGCAGCCAGCCCACTGCGCCGCGTTCGAACAAGTTGTATCGCCCGAAACCTGTCGGAGTCGGCTTCTCGTCGCTGATGGGGTATCCGAGCGGGCCATAGGGGCCGCCGTGGGCGAGGTACCACTCGAGGATGGGTCCATGCACTTCGTGCGCACCACCCTCGGGGAGAGCGAAGACGGTGGCATGCTGATACTCGAGCATCCCGCCGCCATTCGGCCCGAGCATGAACTCACCGACCTCCTCGCCGATCCAAGTGTGTTCGTACGCGAAGCGATCGAATTGCAACCCGAAAACATCGAGACCGCTGTAACTAGTAGACATCGCACGCCCCTCCTCGTGTACCTGAAGTCGAGTATCCCCTCATACGCCGAGTCGGACCAACGAATAACTCACATATATTGCAGGAACTCCCCGCAGGTGCGCAGAAAGGACCGTACGCCGGAATCGACCGGAAGAAAAAAACTCCGGACTTGGAAAGAGTCGGTGATTGCCGAGGTTGTCGACAGCTCCGCCGTGAACAGGCCCGAACGGGCACGCATTGTCGGGTTGGACGGCTCACGTACCGATACGTCCAGCACATTCTCACCGCGTTTCAACTCCAAGTCGAGTTCGAGCCGGGGTGTCCGCGACGCGATCCTTGAACTACTCGGTCCGACGAACTCGAACGATGGTCACTTCAACCCGGAAAGAACTCGGCCAAAGCACTTTTCAGTGCATCTCGACTTCACGTGGCTCATGAAGTTCGCGTAGCTGAACCCGCCGCGCTCGACGCGTCGAATCACCTCCAAGGCATTGGGAACCGACCAGCAATCGACGTCACTGTCCGGACGACTGGCACATCCGGCCCTCCGAGGTCGATTTGTGTGTACTTCCGCACACTCACCCTCGCGTCGCACAGGTTATGAACGGGACACCATTGATTTCCGCGGCGGGCATATATTGACTGAATGACTCACAAAGAAGCTGGAAGCAAATTAATGCAAGTTTTCCTGCATGATTGCCGTTGTAGGGTGAGTATAGGAAAATAGACTGATCGACGCCGATTTTGCGTACACAAATTATGCAGTTCGGTATCAAACCGAACCCCCGGAATTTTTCAACCAGCCAAACGGGATGCGAGTCGCCGACAGCCTCGTCCGGGCCTCAATTCAGCAAAGCCGCGATATCCGCGGGGATCTCGTCTGTCGCCGAGGCGTCGATTACCGTGCGCGTCCAACTCGACCCCGCGTTGTCCAGCCGAACCAACTGCTCCGACCCCAGAAGCCATAGCTGGCCCCCGGAGCCCCACACCACGCCGTACCCGTACTCCGAACTCGACGAGATTAGAGCGCTGTACTGCACTCCGTCGGCAGTGTCGGTGATCTGCAGGGTGGGCGAGCCGCCGATATCGACGACCTTCGCCACCGAGGCCCCCGACGGCGAGGTCTGCGGAGTGATCAGGTCGGCAGGCTTGACCTCGGTTGTGGTCGGCGCAGCCTCGGTTGTGGTCGGCGCAGCCTCGGAAGTCTCCGGAGCCAGAGCGGCAGGAGACTCGGCCTCCGTCGGCGAGGCCTCGGTCGGCACAGTCTCGGTCGGCACAGTCTCGGTCGGCGAAGTCTCCGTCAGTACGGTCTCAGTGGTCCCGGTGATCTCAGTGGTCTCCGTCGGCGAGGTCTCGATCACCGACGATTCAGCGCTGGTGGACATCTCTGACGTGCTCAGGTCCTCTGCTGTAGACGAGCTCGACACTTCCTCCGGCGCCATTAGGGCCACTGCCGGGGCCGATGCGGGAGCCAGAGCTCCACATCGCGCGGCGGGAAACAGGTTCAGGGGCGACGTCGTCAGGGTCATCGTCACTGTGAACCCCCGGCTCGGCGCCGATACCCGGGTTCCGGACACCGTTTGTACGGTGAAGGTCCAGGTTCCGGTCAGGGTCTCGAACCAGGTTCCATTGTGCACATCAGCGGATGCAATATTCACCGTGTGGGGTGGCAAGCTTGTCCCGAGCCGAGTGATCGTCCATCGGTAGGTGTAGCCCGATCCCGGCGGAGGCGCCCACGACATCGTCACGTAGGCGCCCACACCGAAGGAGCCTGCTCTGTCGACACACGTCGGGTCTCCCGGCACCGGAACCGGAGGCAGGCCTGTCGTGAACGTTCCGCTGGTTGCGGTCGCAGGATCGTTCCATGCCGCCAGGGTGGTGGGTGTGTTGGTTGCAGCGAGCCCCAGTGCCCCGACCGCCCCGATGGCGAGGATCGCCGTGAGCGTGGCCTTGCTGTGCCCACCAGACCCACCCGGCTCGTCCGTACCTCGGTCATCGTGGTGGCGGTCCTCGTCGGTCCTGGGGCGCCAGGCGATCATGAGGAGGACACCGACGAAGACCCCACCGAGGAAGACGGCAACGGGTCCGCTCATCCAGGTCACCGCGTATCCGAGGTTCGGGACGCTGAACACCACGCGGCCGACCTCGGCGACGATGTAGGTTTCGGCGTCTGCCTCGGTGTTGGCGTCGCCTCGGAGAACGAGCTGGACGCTGTCGGTACCTACTGCTCCGATCTCGACGACGCGGTGGGTGATTCCCTCGCCCGAGGCGTTGGTGACGTTGACTATGTCGCCCACCTCGATCTCGGTCGCGGGCGTTTGCTTGCTGATGGCCAGGGCGCCGGTGTCGATGGCTGGCGACATCGATCCCGATCGGAAGACGAGCGGTGTGATCCCGAAAACAACTGCCGCCAGGGCGACCAGCACACAGAACAAGCCCGCGACAG is part of the Rhodococcus sovatensis genome and encodes:
- a CDS encoding SipW-dependent-type signal peptide-containing protein produces the protein MNEQVHNSNRKRKIRALLAGGLVLGVGAAITLAAWTDNVFGNSDFATGDEAWNIQASFSTTATANWVEADVSPGEPFGFPVARLNLTPGETVYAPIALRLQNAQTLNADVTLNGAVPGTPAGSAALTSALTYSVTSGGTAEGCAAGTPGGTSVVAPGSALTTGSAPNAITLLAAGTPVQLCYAVTLPAGSPLDLAGLNTGQLIWQFVGTSVTP
- a CDS encoding signal peptidase I; the protein is MSNHTSPATAHTKRRRRKLAREIALTAGAVAGLFCVLVALAAVVFGITPLVFRSGSMSPAIDTGALAISKQTPATEIEVGDIVNVTNASGEGITHRVVEIGAVGTDSVQLVLRGDANTEADAETYIVAEVGRVVFSVPNLGYAVTWMSGPVAVFLGGVFVGVLLMIAWRPRTDEDRHHDDRGTDEPGGSGGHSKATLTAILAIGAVGALGLAATNTPTTLAAWNDPATATSGTFTTGLPPVPVPGDPTCVDRAGSFGVGAYVTMSWAPPPGSGYTYRWTITRLGTSLPPHTVNIASADVHNGTWFETLTGTWTFTVQTVSGTRVSAPSRGFTVTMTLTTSPLNLFPAARCGALAPASAPAVALMAPEEVSSSSTAEDLSTSEMSTSAESSVIETSPTETTEITGTTETVLTETSPTETVPTETVPTEASPTEAESPAALAPETSEAAPTTTEAAPTTTEVKPADLITPQTSPSGASVAKVVDIGGSPTLQITDTADGVQYSALISSSSEYGYGVVWGSGGQLWLLGSEQLVRLDNAGSSWTRTVIDASATDEIPADIAALLN